A genome region from Bombus terrestris chromosome 10, iyBomTerr1.2, whole genome shotgun sequence includes the following:
- the LOC100645615 gene encoding serine-protein kinase ATM isoform X2 yields MSRYLERVQEILRNADSKKVASKKMCVQELLELYENEDAILEICKNTKERKEMKEKTQSIVDWSYITHSVHRIVLNEADRLANKDSSNKAAITERNYTCILVKNTFRHANCYKVPLLKCEDIMPLILQILRTHIYEYYHDTYINVLNSYILPFRIYQVNMTHEQWKELLKICLNLYKYMSSPTSKRVVLDTLQMIIEYGCLHTNLFLNVKEILLFLESIFLDVEKNGEILAESIYKVTYTICQQIAVEYRITLCHFSENILPNIIRLDSSIEKYKLLLFFVKIHHPKGVCKTCDGAYAYDWEKWYNSLKSMYLMILKDFKADILSKSFLWFAIEVFKQVMENPDLITEKTSFNNYDYIQPAKRRRIAVKINGPVDMLIDNNPEEAWPMIQILTTLLNQYPECLKSEDFPIFLKVLVDLFTLSLKKEKIINNLFELAAVLLMNEKLCSIMDIEKSNIYWDQIWDILLRSLNINQNEISTHKLTQLFIIHNKITNPNALLKLYLTNVIKWSIMSLRTLIVICEHLPLHTNMRVFNINVLSPAIDTNSVRSCLIKWILNIPWHEMATQIRIDELCLLLIGITLKSKHQKQIKFNEYDINDICDCLKIEQNTKSFYEDIEHYYLLLRYKKNVFTKEKVENAEQKPEVNRYVLFMEDIVTYLINSLHVMIEDGNNALHIIIIKIAVVAKVLSMMKELNMVSKNIEDLSLIQALKNYIDIAYSSLEKITNPSRSKYNYLFNVTKALNILYGTSYDTDIAKIIVTSATLKMLENIFSLMNIEDNEISDYKTNRDYYDGYKSGLNGHKYLGRKVIQTKPCNFCDKGTIRIQTTKALALFCCMNLKQRKCEIQIKLMNNLLKIDMYDLSHTVDFMMAITVLKSLSKYDKEELWKNHNELPLKNLLQLYHECYKDETITRYILNVLPYFFNYALVYNYKLDNLMNIIARFNKLRSEKRYGVLAHKEFIKCLSEIIYISPSHFCYTTCHTLNQMPIFEGILSSLISHSFLAQVQIIECIQKIYSLKDINFEWKEILFTKIEKSINKLTINSKTDDKIKTDEKEITTANISLMLAAIISTNGTFQCRALLTMLQFSIDKKVESQIISKSISIMANQINYSNIMEENLSYLMTYWFNSKYSTQLFPWNLTQCKSEEQFYKIYSNTIAFIKFQNLELSSVISFCNYINLSFKQLIENIFPQIVSWLLYCINENNGNRSKTLVGKIFYKLKSNQDEFAEMRKFSNLFKEKFEEILIFLIERLHDEDYLEEILGERISFAISDPPHFKNKTMLICLKYIEENFIIPKMSIQYFLVYNCPRVLQKILSHLINNVYKKKFEEHKIKAFHQYIFFCSFIIKELKEEYFNTLSMYIIKDIGYSLLHIIKLFDDTLCKLGCKYFYKFIKHVLCVRVEEIKEILNFTVITLIPIAQAGKIPIALEILQFLIIDQKEILSDAIEKLNSFPNVPIFLKIRKIHNDLKYKAKEIYSLEQEVKHFLCTVTDKDIHYSIEDIIHLRIQLSTRKEELRELYDKLETFHGFFEDCTSSILHRLIYKLIKLTASSDINVSIEAVKCLGELGPTDLTSMIYFEKSHVKESSDLIEILSYKIMITMVQFLFQGDIEFRKISANILDVVLSSSWGQKLLNTEYMNNLKTVLNESQAVLPLNYIQPFIKDKNSKMSNIAINYTKIDDIIKSDNAFWTTQSDGSYASWITVLTCNVLECFTGFYSENLIPICALSTDFCEIILPRIIFLIIHIDKRFMSTISLCINTFFEYHFDFTIKPSIPSHKFTNCDHCIVRCMLNIVNYIRMQVPNNDLEFNYICIAKAAKYCSAFFTAILYAEMSCETILDDYNNFTNISKIDYVYEKSAEQGKVIQNILRDSYAKIGDFDAINGTGSSHLHDHSTRIQHYIHTNKWDKVMPAQDVELSSGNMSVIKEMANGLYQSGLHYLLSNFISTMSNNGVKIDKDIQYECAWRLSNWDICETNQALYPQNNCNLKLEITEHNYHFYHYEALKYFHEGNETAIQNAIQNARINIIKALKNINLESSKTIYEKLMQLQLINEIEELSFAKQGEYEKILHKWQQQDIANFNEFQYIEPILTQRTVMFQINDTLINNANIKSALFNTYLQISKIAADKDNLHIATRSLDILIKQKDIPSKIQDQLLYQESLLALVRKDLDVGRYLLRNLMQKETLDAKLRAQILRVYGDWMAETKSENPQTVIEKYYLKSIDINTSINTQNTDTVKDLHDTQVALARFADNQYQQISSYMKSPQFENLKECITYSYKGINKHSISEDKDIRSVMILNQRQNTNDVAELEHIQKEKDNYLILALKYYLIALQHSENYNLLIFRIIALWLDNIHQKEVNDLLQENLNRLPSFKFIPLVPQLAAHMNDEFNEFSEKIYNIMQRCALEHPHHTLPVLLALKNLYGDYDYNTARKSRTLEPRVLGTQKLLQEIKESDINLIIQEMEKLSHALVMLANLSTTSNKSGYEIKIPRNQKILKIKNFENIFVLTLTIDVRPSRNYNNVIGIVKYTESYETVGGINTPKKLTCIGTDGIYRHELIKGRDDLRQDAVMQQVFNVMNILLKSHKDTKRRKLTIRTYKVVPLTQRSGILEWCDKTIPIITILAVGKSSTNVKLKVFMDCCAHMHPVMHHFFIERYPSPETWFERRLAYTRSIATTSMAGYILGLGDRHLSNILIDQITAEVIHIDFGIAFEQGKVLPVPETIPFRLTRNIVDGMGVSGVEGTMRHCCEKTLTVLRDQRQIIITLLQVLLYDPLFKWTITPAEARNIQSGTSSKLVENNQCSKATNKTAERALLRIEQKLQGTEEGLASSVSGQVERLIQEAHDPMNLCRLYCGWQPYL; encoded by the exons ATGTCAAGATATTTGGAAAGAGTAcaagaaatattaagaaatgcagatagtaaaaaagttgcAAGTAAAAag ATGTGTGTTCAggaattattagaattatatgAAAATGAAGATGCAATactagaaatttgtaaaaatacaaaggaaagaaaagaaatgaaagaaaaaacacAAAGTATTGTAGATTGGTCATATATAACACATAGTGTCCATAGGATagtattaaat gAAGCAGATAGACTTGCTAATAAAGATTCTTCTAATAAAGCAGCAATaactgaacgaaattatacatgCATACttgtaaaaaatacatttcGACATGCAAATTGTTATAAAGTACCACTTTTAAAATGTGAAGATATAATGcctttaattttacaaattttaaggacacatatatatgaatattatcaTGATACTTATATAAATGTGCTAAATTCTTATATATTACCATTTAGGATATATCAGGTGAACATGACTCATGAACAGTGGAaggaattgttaaaaatatgtttaaatttatataaatatatgtcttCTCCTACAAGTAAAAGAGTTGTTTTAGATACATTGCAAATGATCATTGAATATGGTTGTTtgcatacaaatttatttttgaatgtaaaagaaatactattatttttag AAAGTATTTTCCTTGATGTAGAAAAAAATGGAGAAATTTTAGCTGAATCTATTTACAAAGTTACATATACAATATGTCAACAAATTGCAGTAGAATATAGAATTACACTGTGTCATTTTAGTGAAAATATTTTACCGAATATAATCAGATTGGACAGttctattgaaaaatataaacttttactattttttgtaaaaattcatCATCCCAAAGGAGTATGTAAAACTTGTGATGGTGCTTATGCTTATGATTGGGAAAAATGGTACAATTCTCTTAAAAGTATGTATCTAAtgattttgaaagattttaaagCTGATATACTTTCAAAGAGCTTCCTTTGGTTTGCAATTGAAG TTTTTAAACAAGTAATGGAAAATCCAGATTTGATCACTGAGAAAACATCATTCAATAATTATGATTATATACAACCAGCAAAACGCAGACGAATTGCTGTCAAAATAAATGGACCGGTTGATATGCTTATTGATAATAATCCAGAAGAAGCTTGGCCTATGATACAGATCTTAACAACATTGCTTAACCAATATCCTGAATGTTTAAAATCAGAagattttccaatatttttaaaagttttagTGGATCTTTTCACATTATCtcttaagaaagaaaagatcataaataatttatttgaactAGCTGCTGTTTTGTTAATGAACGAAAAACTATGTTCTATAATGGATatagaaaaatcaaatatttattggGACCAAATATGGGATATTTTATTaag ATCATTAAACATAAATCAGAATGAAATATCAACTCATAAACTCACACAGctttttataatacataataaaataacaaatccaAATGCACTTTTAAAACTATATTTGACAAATGTTATTAAGTGGTCTATTATGAGTCTTCGTACATTGATAGTAATCTGTGAACATTTGCCTTTGCATACTAATATGAgagtatttaatataaatgtacTTTCACCAGCAATAGATACAAATTCTGTTAGGTCATGTCTTATAAAATGGATATTAAATATTCCTTGGCACGAAATGGCAACACAGATAAGAATTGATGAACTGTGCTTATTACTTATTGGCATAACATTAAAGTCAAAACAtcagaaacaaataaaattcaatgaatatGATATTAATGACATATGTgattgtttaaaaattgaacAAAATACTAAGTCATTTTATGAAGACATTGAacattattatttgttattaaggtataaaaaaaatgtattcacTAAAGAGAAGGTGGAAAATGCAGAACAAAAGCCAGAAGTAAATAGATATGTACTGTTTATGGAAGATATTGTAACTTATTTAATAAACAGTTTACATGTTATGATTGAAGATGGAAATAATGCTcttcatataattataataaagattGCGGTTGTAGCAAAAGTTTTATCAATGATGAAAGAATTGAATATGGTATCTAAAAATATTGAAGATTTATCTTTGATACAggcattgaaaaattatatagataTTGCTTATAGTTCATTGGAAAAAATAACTAATCCATCAAGAAGCAAATATAATTATCTATTTAACGTAACAAAAGCACTTAATATATTGTATGGAACATCATATGATACTGATATAGCAAAAATAATTGTTACATCTGCAACATTAAAAATGCTAGAAAACATATTTAGTTTAATGAATATTGAGGACAATGAAATTTCCGATTATAAAACTAATCGGGATTATTATGATGGCTATAAGTCTGGACTAAATGGTCATAAATATTTAGGTAGAAAAGTCATACAAACAAAGCCATGTAACTTTTGTGACAAAGGTACAATAAGAATACAAACAACAAAAGCTTTAGCATTATTCTGTTGTATGAACttaaaacaaagaaaatgtGAAATTCAAATAAAGCTTATGAATAACTTGCTTAAAATTGATATGTACGATCTTTCACATACAGTTGATTTTATGATGGCTATAACAGTTTTAAAATCTCTATCAAAATATGATAAAGAAGAGTTATGGAAAAATCACAATGAACTACCATTGAAAAATTTGTTGCAATTATATCACGAATGCTATAAAGATGAAAcaattacacgttatatattaaatgttttaccatatttctttaattatgctTTAGTTTACAATTACAAGTTAGataatttaatgaatattattgCTCGATTTAATAAGCTGCGATCTGAAAAAAGATATGGTGTCCTTGCTcataaagaatttattaaatgtctctcagaaattatttatatcagtCCTTCCCATTTTTGTTATACTACATGTCATACTTTGAATCAAATGCCAATATTTGAAGGAATTTTATCATCTCTTATTAGTCATTCATTTCTTGCACAAGTGCAAATAATTGAGTGTATACAAAAGATATATTCTTTAAAGGATATTAATTTCGaatggaaagaaatattatttacaaaaatagaaaaatcaataaataaattaaccaTTAACAGTAAAAcagatgataaaataaaaacagacgAGAAGGAAATTACCACAGCAAATATTTCACTAATGCTTGCTGCTATAATATCTACCAATGGAACATTTCAGTGTCGTGCATTATTAACAATGTTACAGTTTAGCATTGATAAGAAGGTAGAAagtcaaataatttcaaaatcaatAAGTATTATGGCAAATCAAATCAATTATTCAAACATCATGGAAGAAAATTTAAGTTATTTAATGACATACTGGTTTAATTCAAAATATTCAACACAATTATTTCCTTGGAATTTAACACAATGTAAATCAGaagaacaattttataaaatatatagtaatacaatagcatttattaaatttcaaaatctagAACTTTCTAGTGTCATTTCCTTttgcaattatattaatttatcatttaaacaactcattgaaaatatttttccacaaATTGTATCATGgctattatattgcattaatgaaaataatggaaatagaTCAAAAACATTAgtaggaaaaatattttataaattaaaatcaaatcaAGATGAATTTGCTGAAATGAGGAAGTTTTCTAActtgtttaaagaaaaatttgaagaaatattaatatttcttattgAAAGATTACACGATGAAGATTACCTTGAAGAAATATTGGGAGAAAGAATATCATTTGCAATATCAGATCCTCCTCATTTTAAAAACAAAACAATGCTTATTTGTTTAAAGTACatagaagaaaactttattataCCAAAAATGTCTATACAATACTTTTTAGTTTATAATTGCCCAAGagtattacaaaaaatattatcacatttaattaataatgtctataaaaagaaatttgaggAGCATAAGATAAAAGCTTTTCATCAGTACATATTcttttgttcatttattattaaagaattgaaagaagaatatttcaatacaTTGTCTATGTATATCATAAAAGATATTGGTTACAGTTTACTTcacataattaaattatttgacGATACCCTTTGTAAACTaggatgtaaatatttttacaaatttataaaacatgtTTTATGTGTAAGAGTTgaagaaatcaaagaaattttgaatttcactGTCATAACTTTAATTCCTATAGCACAAGCAGGGAAGATACCTATAGCTCTAGAAATACTTCAGTTCTTAATAATTgatcaaaaggaaatattatctGATGCAATAgagaaattaaattcatttccAAATGTTCCTATATTTTTAAAGATACGAAAGATACATaatgatttgaaatataaagCAAAGGAAATTTATAGTTTGGAACAAGAAGTAAAACATTTTTTGTGTACAGTGACTGATAAAGATATACATTATAGCATAGAAGATATTATTCATTTACGAATACAATTATCTacaagaaaagaagaattacGAGAACTATATGATAAACTTGAAACATTTCATGGTTTTTTTGAAGATTGTACCTCAAGCATATTGCATCGATTGATATACAAACTCATAAAATTAACAGCATCGTCTGATATAAATGTTTCAATTGAAGCTGTAAAATGTTTAGGCGAATTAGGACCAACTGATTTGACATCAATGATATATTTTGAGAAAAGTCATGTTAAAGAATCTTctgatttaatagaaatattatcatataaaataatgataacaatggtacaatttttatttcaaggtGATATTGAGTTTCGAAAAATTAGTGCTAATATACTGGATGTTGTACTTTCATCTTCTTGGGGGCAAAAGTTGTTAAATACTGAATACATGAACAATTTAAAAACTGTTTTGAATGAATCACAGGCAGTATTACCTTTAAATTATATTCAGCCATTTATAAAGGACAAAAACTCAAAAATGAGCAACATTGCTATAAACTACACAAAAATTGATGATATTATAAAGTCAGATAATGCCTTTTGGACAACTCAGTCCGATGGTTCATACGCTAGTTGGATTACAGTATTAACATGTAATGTTTTAGAGTGTTTTACAGGATTTTATTCTGAAAATTTAATCCCCATTTGTGCGTTAAGTACTGATTtttgtgaaataattttacCAAGAATTATTTTTTTGATAATTCATATAGATAAACGGTTTATGAGTACCATATCTTTGtgtattaatacattttttgaaTATCATTTTGATTTTACAATAAAACCAAGCATTCCTTcacataaatttacaaattgtgatcattgTATTGTACGTTGTATGTTGAATATTGTGAACTATATTAGAATGCAAGTTCCAAACAATGATttagaatttaattatatatgtattgcaAAAGCTGCCAAATACTGTTCAGCATTTTTTACTGCAATATTATATGCAGAAATGTCTTGTGAAACTATTTTAGATGATTATAATAACTTTACTAATATCTCAAAAATTGATTATGTCTATGAAAAATCAGCTGAACAAGGGAAAGTGATACAAAATATACTTAGAGATTCTTACGCTAAGATAGGTGATTTTGATGCAATTAATGGCACTGGTTCTTCACATTTGCATGATCATTCTACTCGTATTCAACATTATATACATACCAATAAATGGGATAAAGTAATGCCTGCACAAGATGTTGAACTTTCTTCTGGAAATATGTCAGTAATTAAAG AAATGGCAAATGGATTATATCAGTCTGGTCTTCATTATTTACTTAGTAATTTTATATCTACTATGTCAAATAATGGTGTAAAAATAGATAAAGACATTCAGTATGAATGTGCTTGGCGACTTAGCAATTGGGATATTTGCGAGACAAATCAAGCTTTATATCCACAAAATAACtgtaatttaaaattagaaataactgAACATAATTATCACTTTTATCATTATGaagcattaaaatattttcatgaagGTAATGAGACAGCTATACAGAATGCAATTCAAAATGCTCGCATAAATATTATCAAAGCACTTAAGAACATTAATCTAG AAAGTAGTAAAACTATATATGAAAAGTTAATGCAATtgcaattaattaatgaaattgaagAGTTAAGCTTTGCTAAACAAGGCGAATATGAAAAAATCTTACATAAATGGCAACAGCAGGATATTGCAAACTTTAATGAATTTCAATATATTGAACCCATTTTAACTCAAAGAACTGTTATGTTTCAAATAAATGATACTTTAATTAATAACGCAAATATTAAAAGTGCGCTCTTTAATACATATTTGCAAATATCAAAAATAGCAGCAGATAAAGATAATTTGCATATTGCTACACGTTCATTAG ATATCTTAATAAAACAAAAGGATATACCATCAAAAATTCAAGATCAATTACTTTATCAAGAATCTTTATTAGCACTAGTTAGGAAAGATTTAGATGTTGGACGATATCTTTTACGTAACTTAATGCAAAAGGAAACTTTAGATGCAAAATTACGAGCACAAATATTAAGAGTTTATGGAGATTGGATGGCTgaaacaaaatcagaaaatcccCAG actgtgatagaaaaatattacttaaaatcTATAGATATAAACACATCAATTAATACACAAAATACTGATACAGTTAAAGACTTGCATGATACACAAGTAGCTTTAGCTCGTTTTGCTGATAATCAATATCAGCAAATTAGTTCATATATGAAATCTCCTCAGTTTGAAAATCTAAAAGAATGTATTACATATTCCTATAAAGGAATTAATAAACATTCAATTAGTGAAGATAAAGATATTAGAAGTGTAATGATTTTAAACCAAAGACAAAATACGAACGATGTTGCAGAACTGGAAcatatacaaaaagaaaaagataattatttgattttagcATTAAA GTATTACTTAATAGCACTACAGCACagcgaaaattataatttgttaatatttagaataattgCGCTTTGGTTAGACAATATACATCAAAAGGAAGTTAATGATTTATTGCAAGAAAATCTTAACAGATTACCATCTTTCAAATTTATTCCACTTGTGCCACAATTAGCTGCGCATATGAATGATGAATTTAATGAGTtttctgaaaaaatatataacattatgcaaCGTTGTGCTTTAGAACATCCACATCATACATTACCAGTTCTGTtagcattaaaaaatttatatggtGATTATGATTATAATACAGCTAGAAAAAGTAGAACACTAGAACCAAGAGTTCTTGGAACACAAAAATTGttacaagaaataaaagaatcagatataaatttaattatacaagAAATGGAAAAGTTATCACATGCTTTAGTTATGTTGGCTAATCTTTCAACTACCTCAAATAAAT CGggttatgaaattaaaataccaAGAAATCAAAAgattttaaagataaaaaattttgaaaacatATTTGTGCTAACATTAACAATTGATGTACGACCATCCAGAAATTACAACAATGTGATTGGCATTGTTAAATATACAGAATCATATGAAACTGTTGGAGGTATAAATACTCCAAAAAAATTAACTTGTATTGGTACAGATGGCATATATAGACATGAATTAATAAAG GGAAGAGATGATTTACGACAAGATGCTGTAATGCAACAAGTGTTTAAtgtaatgaatatattattaaaatctcATAAAGATACTAAACGTAGAAAATTAACAATTAGaacttataag GTTGTACCATTAACACAAAGATCAGGAATACTTGAATGGTGTGATAAAACAATACCTATCATAACTATATTG gCAGTGGGAAAATCATCAACTAATGTAAAGTTGAAAGTATTTATGGATTGTTGTGCACATATGCATCCAGTGATGCatcatttttttattgaaagatATCCATCACCTGAGACGTGGTTTGAACGCAGATTAGCATATACACGCAG TATAGCAACAACATCAATGGCAGGATATATTTTGGGATTAGGAGATAGACATTTAAGTAATATCTTAATTGATCAAATAACTGCTGAAGTAATTCATATTGATTTTG gcATAGCATTTGAACAAGGAAAAGTATTGCCAGTTCCTGAAACCATTCCATTTCGACTTACACGAAATATTGTAGACGGTATGGGTGTATCTGGAGTGGAGGGAACAATGAGACATTGCTGTGAGAAAACATTAACCGTATTACGTGATCAAAGacaaataattataacattGCTTCAAGTTCTTTTATATGATCCATTATTTAAATGGACTATAACGCCCGCTGAAGCACGTAACATTCAAAGCGGAACTTCATCAAAATTAGTCGAAAATAATCagt GTTCTAAAGCAACTAATAAGACAGCAGAAAGAGCTCTTTTGAGAATAGAGCAAAAACTACAAGGCACTGAAGAAGGATTAGCATCTAGTGTATCTGGTCAAGTTGAAAGACTTATACAAGAAGCCCATGATCCTATGAATCTTTGTCGTTTATATTGTGGATGGCAACCATACCTATAA